In one window of Acidimicrobiales bacterium DNA:
- a CDS encoding cyclic nucleotide-binding domain-containing protein, with protein MTVAREAVASVPLFASLSKRELKELASTMHEYNFPAGKELMTEGEEGIGFFLIADGEALVTLRGSEKRTLHAGDWFGEMALIDGGTRTASVKAITDMRCFSLTSWEFRPLVHQHPAIAWAVMETLVKRVRDAEANAT; from the coding sequence ATGACGGTGGCACGAGAAGCAGTGGCGTCTGTCCCGCTGTTCGCAAGCCTCTCGAAGCGCGAGCTGAAAGAGTTGGCGAGCACCATGCACGAGTACAACTTTCCGGCGGGCAAGGAGCTGATGACGGAAGGCGAGGAGGGGATCGGGTTCTTCCTGATCGCTGACGGCGAGGCGCTCGTCACGCTGAGGGGGTCCGAGAAACGGACGCTTCACGCCGGCGACTGGTTCGGCGAGATGGCTCTGATCGACGGGGGAACCCGTACGGCCAGCGTCAAGGCGATCACGGACATGCGGTGCTTCAGCCTGACCAGCTGGGAGTTCCGGCCGCTGGTTCACCAGCATCCGGCGATCGCCTGGGCGGTCATGGAGACCCTGGTGAAGCGGGTCCGCGACGCCGAGGCGAACGCTACCTAG
- the purM gene encoding phosphoribosylformylglycinamidine cyclo-ligase, with amino-acid sequence MGELAGRPPTPAEAGPDTTGRPGLTYAASGVDIDAADEAVEAIRGLVNSTADVPGVIGGIGGFGGLFEVPRGYRRPVLVSSTDGIGTKMAIATATGRYDTVGVDLVAMVVDDLVCCGARPLFFLDYQLLGRIDPNQVREVMSGIAEGCRQAGCAIVGGELAEHPGLLEPGEIDVAGFAVGIVDRDQIVDGPSRTADGDVLIGLPSPGLRSNGYSLARKALLERAGRSLAGPAWAGSDTWTLADELLRPSVIYTPAVLRLLERVRVHAIAHITGGGLPGNVPRVMSPGLDAVFDTDAWETPRIFDEIRLAGGVGEEEMARVFNLGLGMVIAVSPGDADSALAALTAPDLEPRVVGHLIAGTGRVEIK; translated from the coding sequence TTGGGTGAACTGGCCGGCCGCCCGCCCACGCCTGCGGAAGCCGGACCCGACACAACCGGACGACCCGGACTGACCTACGCAGCCTCGGGCGTGGACATCGACGCCGCGGACGAAGCGGTCGAGGCCATCAGAGGGCTGGTGAACTCAACCGCCGATGTTCCCGGCGTGATCGGCGGGATCGGGGGCTTCGGCGGGCTCTTCGAGGTTCCCCGCGGTTACAGGCGTCCCGTGCTCGTCTCCAGCACCGACGGGATCGGAACCAAGATGGCGATCGCGACCGCGACCGGGCGCTACGACACAGTCGGTGTCGACCTGGTCGCGATGGTCGTCGACGACCTGGTCTGCTGCGGAGCCCGACCCCTTTTCTTCCTGGACTACCAACTCCTCGGCCGGATCGATCCGAACCAGGTCCGAGAAGTGATGAGTGGCATCGCGGAGGGATGCCGACAGGCCGGGTGTGCGATCGTCGGCGGCGAGCTCGCCGAGCATCCCGGGCTCCTCGAGCCGGGCGAGATCGACGTCGCCGGGTTCGCGGTCGGAATAGTGGACCGGGACCAGATCGTCGACGGTCCTTCACGCACGGCCGACGGCGACGTGCTGATCGGGCTGCCTTCGCCCGGCCTGCGCTCGAACGGCTACTCCCTGGCCCGCAAGGCGCTTCTTGAGCGCGCCGGGCGATCGCTTGCCGGACCGGCATGGGCAGGGTCAGATACATGGACGCTCGCCGACGAGCTGCTGCGCCCGTCGGTCATATACACGCCGGCGGTGCTCCGGCTGTTGGAGCGGGTTCGAGTTCACGCGATCGCGCACATCACCGGTGGCGGGCTGCCGGGGAACGTCCCGCGGGTGATGAGCCCCGGGCTCGACGCGGTGTTCGATACGGACGCTTGGGAGACGCCGCGTATCTTCGACGAGATCCGGCTCGCGGGGGGTGTTGGCGAGGAGGAGATGGCCCGGGTCTTCAACCTCGGGCTCGGCATGGTCATAGCGGTATCACCCGGAGACGCCGACTCAGCGCTAGCAGCCCTTACGGCCCCGGACCTCGAGCCCCGGGTCGTCGGTCACCTGATCGCCGGGACCGGCCGGGTGGAGATCAAATAG
- a CDS encoding HoxN/HupN/NixA family nickel/cobalt transporter — MSVDLTERELSRLERLAGRMTPVEWRRTAAMVGFIVFLHVAGFVLLFLAVRHHFRLDNVRTFGIGTGLLAYTLGMRHAFDADHISAIDSTTRKLMSEGQRPLSVGFWFSLGHSSVVFILAAALNFGVRALNVQVRNPGSGLHRYTGVIGTLVSGGFLYLIAALNLVILVSIVKIFFALRRGEFDGDELERQLNARGLLNRFFGPLARRIDAAWKMYPLGFLFGLGFDTATEIALLVMAGTSVAAGLPFWAILSLPILFAAGMSLLDTADGSFMNFAYGWAFSNPVRKVYYNIIITALSVGVAFVIGTIELLSVLQSQFNLSGGLWDWSSRFDINKAGYFIVGMFVVTWVIAVVLWRIGRVEDRWSDTAARIDDLAEIDATNV, encoded by the coding sequence GTGTCAGTCGACCTGACCGAGCGAGAGCTAAGCCGCCTGGAGCGGTTGGCCGGGCGGATGACTCCGGTGGAATGGCGCCGGACCGCCGCAATGGTTGGATTCATCGTGTTCTTGCACGTGGCGGGGTTCGTGCTGCTATTCCTGGCTGTCCGGCATCACTTCCGCCTGGATAATGTCCGGACCTTCGGTATAGGGACCGGGCTGCTCGCCTACACCCTCGGAATGCGGCATGCGTTCGACGCGGACCATATCTCGGCGATCGACAGCACGACCCGGAAGTTGATGTCGGAGGGACAAAGACCTCTGTCGGTGGGCTTCTGGTTCTCGCTCGGTCATTCGAGCGTGGTGTTCATTCTCGCTGCGGCGCTCAACTTCGGGGTCCGGGCCCTCAACGTGCAGGTCCGCAATCCGGGATCGGGGCTCCACCGCTACACGGGCGTCATCGGGACGCTCGTCTCGGGTGGCTTCCTGTACCTGATCGCGGCGCTCAATCTGGTGATCCTGGTGTCGATAGTGAAGATCTTCTTCGCACTGCGGCGCGGCGAGTTCGACGGAGACGAATTGGAACGGCAGCTCAACGCCCGTGGTCTTCTCAACCGGTTCTTCGGGCCGCTCGCCCGGAGGATTGATGCAGCCTGGAAGATGTACCCGCTGGGTTTCCTGTTCGGCTTGGGGTTCGACACTGCCACGGAGATCGCTCTCCTGGTGATGGCGGGCACGTCCGTCGCGGCGGGACTTCCGTTCTGGGCGATCCTGAGCCTTCCCATCCTCTTCGCGGCCGGGATGTCGCTGCTCGACACCGCGGACGGCTCGTTCATGAACTTCGCGTACGGTTGGGCGTTCTCCAACCCGGTGCGCAAGGTGTACTACAACATCATCATCACCGCGCTGTCCGTTGGCGTGGCCTTCGTGATCGGCACCATCGAGCTGCTTTCGGTGCTTCAGTCCCAGTTCAACCTGTCCGGGGGACTTTGGGATTGGTCGTCCAGGTTCGACATCAACAAGGCGGGCTACTTCATCGTGGGGATGTTCGTGGTCACGTGGGTGATCGCCGTCGTGTTGTGGAGAATCGGCCGGGTCGAGGACCGGTGGAGCGACACCGCCGCTCGCATCGATGACCTGGCCGAGATCGACGCGACCAATGTTTGA
- a CDS encoding cystathionine gamma-synthase: MSSRGGDGLGFETRAIHAGQEPDPVTGAVVPPVSFSTTFAQEAVGKHRGFEYARSANPTRAALETCIASLEGGDHGLAFSSGLAAEDCVLRLLKPGDHLVMPNDAYGGTYRLVSRVWSPLGITYTPANLSDLGALAASWRPETRMVWVETPSNPLLSIVDIWAVAAWAHDRDALLVVDNTFATPYLQQPLALGADIVVHSATKYLGGHSDVVGGLLVTNDARLAEQLAFFQNAAGGVPGPLDCYLVLRGTKTLPVRMDRHCSNASAIASHLEHHPAVESVLYPGLPTHAGYEVAARQMKGFGGMISFVLAGGEPAALEVARSTEIFTLAESLGAVESLIEHPHRMTHASAAGSPLEVHPGLIRLSVGIETIDDLIADLDAALKQAATASR; encoded by the coding sequence TTGAGCTCCCGCGGCGGCGACGGTCTCGGATTCGAAACCCGCGCGATCCACGCCGGCCAGGAACCCGATCCGGTGACCGGAGCGGTTGTGCCGCCCGTGTCGTTTTCGACGACCTTCGCTCAGGAGGCGGTGGGAAAGCATCGGGGCTTCGAGTACGCCCGCAGCGCGAACCCCACCCGGGCCGCCCTCGAAACCTGCATCGCCTCGCTCGAGGGAGGAGATCACGGGCTGGCGTTCTCGAGCGGCCTCGCCGCGGAGGACTGCGTCCTTCGGCTGTTGAAACCAGGCGATCACCTGGTGATGCCCAATGACGCGTACGGCGGTACCTACCGGCTGGTCAGCCGGGTCTGGTCGCCTCTCGGGATCACTTATACGCCGGCGAATCTTTCCGATCTGGGCGCCCTCGCGGCTTCCTGGCGGCCCGAGACTCGGATGGTCTGGGTCGAGACCCCTTCCAACCCCCTGCTGTCGATCGTCGACATCTGGGCGGTGGCGGCTTGGGCGCACGACCGTGACGCGTTGCTCGTGGTGGACAACACGTTCGCCACCCCGTACCTCCAGCAGCCTCTCGCGCTCGGAGCAGACATCGTGGTCCACTCGGCCACTAAATATCTCGGCGGCCATAGCGACGTGGTCGGGGGGCTACTGGTCACCAACGACGCTCGGCTTGCGGAGCAGCTGGCGTTCTTCCAGAACGCGGCCGGCGGTGTACCTGGCCCGCTGGACTGCTACCTCGTGCTGCGCGGAACCAAGACCCTTCCTGTTCGGATGGACCGCCACTGCTCCAATGCCTCCGCGATCGCGTCCCACTTGGAGCATCACCCGGCGGTGGAGAGTGTCCTCTACCCCGGCTTGCCTACTCATGCGGGCTACGAAGTCGCGGCGCGCCAGATGAAGGGCTTCGGGGGGATGATCTCGTTCGTGCTCGCAGGGGGCGAGCCCGCAGCTCTCGAGGTCGCCCGATCCACGGAGATCTTCACCCTCGCCGAGTCCCTCGGCGCGGTCGAATCGCTGATCGAGCATCCTCACCGGATGACTCACGCGTCGGCGGCAGGCTCGCCTCTTGAAGTGCACCCTGGCCTCATCCGCCTCTCGGTTGGGATCGAGACGATCGACGACCTGATCGCCGACCTCGACGCGGCATTGAAGCAGGCTGCCACTGCCTCGCGCTGA
- a CDS encoding Fur family transcriptional regulator — protein MAASTPQEPNDAVEVLVARLRSLGYRMTSSRRAVLEALVSGTHRSAEELAEEVQARAPDVHISTVYRNLDELERIGLVVHSHLGHGPATYQLTAEAHGHLVCERCGASFEADKRIFAGLAREAKSRFGFEIRPFHFSVLGLCEACRDK, from the coding sequence GTGGCAGCTAGCACGCCGCAGGAACCGAACGACGCGGTCGAGGTGCTCGTCGCCCGCCTGCGTTCACTCGGCTACCGGATGACCTCGAGCAGGAGGGCTGTTCTTGAGGCCCTGGTGAGCGGGACCCACCGGAGCGCGGAGGAGCTCGCCGAGGAGGTCCAAGCCCGGGCCCCCGACGTGCACATCTCCACCGTGTACCGAAACCTCGACGAGCTCGAGCGAATCGGGCTGGTCGTGCACTCACACCTCGGGCACGGACCGGCGACGTACCAGTTGACCGCCGAAGCGCACGGTCACCTCGTTTGCGAGCGGTGCGGGGCGTCCTTCGAGGCGGACAAGCGGATCTTCGCCGGTTTGGCGAGGGAAGCGAAGTCGCGTTTCGGGTTCGAGATCCGACCCTTCCACTTCTCCGTGCTCGGGTTGTGCGAAGCCTGCCGCGACAAGTAG
- a CDS encoding DUF4232 domain-containing protein — translation MPGSASAGHIEAKVVLTNSSHVACRTFGYVGMQLLDANGTPAPTNVVRQPGSVATIVLAPGQSASAITQFSPDIPGQGDSTGATCQPTAQSTEITPPNDTRFFVAQGPGQPVCERGTIDLRPLQAGA, via the coding sequence GTGCCCGGTTCGGCGTCGGCCGGGCACATCGAGGCAAAGGTCGTGCTGACCAACTCCTCGCACGTCGCGTGCCGTACGTTCGGCTACGTGGGGATGCAGCTGCTGGACGCCAACGGAACGCCCGCGCCAACGAATGTGGTGCGCCAACCCGGCTCGGTGGCGACCATAGTCCTCGCTCCCGGCCAGTCGGCGTCCGCGATTACGCAGTTCAGCCCGGACATCCCCGGCCAAGGGGACTCGACTGGCGCAACCTGCCAACCGACTGCGCAGAGCACCGAAATCACCCCGCCGAACGACACCCGCTTCTTCGTCGCTCAAGGCCCCGGCCAGCCGGTATGTGAACGAGGCACCATCGACCTCCGTCCGTTGCAGGCTGGGGCGTAG
- the argJ gene encoding bifunctional glutamate N-acetyltransferase/amino-acid acetyltransferase ArgJ — protein MDVDVQGDRPARLGPERLLRLPTGFVAHTGYAGLRDPGEGDDVSVIVSDRPCASAAVFTRSLFSGPSVALSRKRALSGHARGVVVVAKNANVATGPDGARDAEEITRLVAEARGLEPDEVLVASTGVIGRPYPMPALRAHLAGLATSVFDADAYRVARAIMTTDTIPKVTEQPAGAARVVGVAKGVGMIEPDMATMLAFVFTDAEVDAALLDGMWRRAVDESFNCLSVDTDTSTSDTAIVFANGAAGPVHEAALGVALREVCLDLTLQLARDGEGATKLLTVTVRAAREARQARRVAKAVVNSPLVKTAVHGADPNWGRVVMAIGKCQDETDIDPEGVVIRFGGMETYPRRPDVAGLDRLAQIMSADHVEIEIELNTGEAEATVYGCDLSAEYVRINADYTT, from the coding sequence GTGGACGTCGACGTGCAGGGGGATCGCCCCGCCCGCCTGGGACCTGAACGGCTGCTCCGGCTGCCGACCGGGTTCGTTGCGCACACCGGGTATGCCGGTTTGCGGGACCCGGGTGAAGGAGACGACGTCAGCGTCATCGTGTCGGACCGGCCATGCGCGTCCGCTGCCGTCTTCACCAGGAGCTTGTTCTCCGGGCCGAGCGTCGCGCTGAGCCGGAAGAGGGCGCTCTCCGGCCACGCCCGGGGAGTCGTGGTCGTGGCGAAGAACGCGAACGTTGCCACCGGACCGGACGGAGCACGGGACGCGGAGGAGATCACCCGGCTGGTCGCGGAAGCGAGGGGGCTCGAACCCGACGAAGTCCTCGTCGCCAGCACCGGGGTGATCGGTCGCCCCTATCCCATGCCTGCCCTGCGCGCCCACCTGGCCGGCTTGGCGACCTCCGTATTCGACGCGGACGCCTACAGGGTCGCCCGGGCGATCATGACAACCGACACGATCCCCAAGGTCACCGAGCAACCGGCCGGGGCGGCACGCGTCGTCGGAGTGGCCAAAGGGGTCGGGATGATCGAGCCCGACATGGCCACGATGCTCGCCTTCGTTTTCACGGACGCAGAAGTCGACGCTGCGCTGCTCGACGGCATGTGGAGGCGCGCGGTCGACGAGTCGTTCAACTGCCTGAGCGTCGACACCGACACCTCGACGTCCGACACCGCGATCGTGTTCGCCAACGGTGCTGCGGGGCCGGTCCACGAGGCTGCTCTCGGCGTCGCCCTGCGGGAAGTCTGCCTCGACCTGACGCTTCAGCTGGCGAGGGACGGCGAGGGCGCGACGAAGCTGCTCACCGTTACCGTTCGGGCGGCGAGGGAGGCCCGTCAGGCGAGGCGGGTCGCCAAGGCTGTAGTCAACTCACCGCTCGTGAAGACCGCGGTCCACGGCGCAGACCCCAACTGGGGCAGAGTCGTGATGGCGATAGGCAAATGCCAGGACGAGACCGACATCGACCCCGAAGGGGTGGTGATCCGATTCGGCGGAATGGAGACCTACCCGCGCAGGCCTGATGTCGCCGGCCTCGACCGGCTCGCCCAGATCATGTCCGCCGACCACGTCGAGATCGAGATCGAACTCAACACCGGCGAAGCCGAAGCCACCGTCTACGGCTGCGATCTCTCCGCTGAGTACGTGCGGATCAACGCCGACTACACGACGTAA
- the serA gene encoding phosphoglycerate dehydrogenase, whose translation MPDARPPRRRALLLENVHPGAAEIMTEAGFEVEVSKGAFDESQLADRIGEIDVLGIRSRTQISEAVLDKSKGLLAIGAFCIGTNQIDVPSATRRGIAVFNAPFSNTRSVVELVIAEIVALTRRLTDKNRDMHAGIWSKSASGAHEVRGRKLGIVGYGNIGSQLSVLAEGLGMSVAFYDTADRLALGNARRCGSLEELLGWADVVSLHVDGNPSNRGMFGASEFAAMRDGAMFLNLSRGFVVDHGALREEILSGRLAGAAVDVFFEEPSGDDTNFTSRLQGLPNVILTPHIGGSTEEAQEDIGHFVANKLVAYARRGSTSLSVNLPNVDLAERGGTHGLVHIHRNTPGVLAAINAIFADHRINIEGQSLGTRGDIGYVITDIAGDFTEDMLTRLAHMDETIRIRVL comes from the coding sequence ATGCCCGACGCGCGACCCCCCCGCCGCCGAGCGCTTCTTCTGGAGAACGTCCACCCCGGCGCGGCAGAGATCATGACCGAAGCCGGCTTCGAAGTGGAGGTGTCCAAGGGCGCGTTCGACGAAAGCCAGCTAGCCGACCGGATCGGCGAGATAGACGTTCTGGGCATCCGCTCTCGCACCCAGATCAGCGAGGCGGTGCTCGACAAGTCGAAGGGCCTGCTGGCCATCGGCGCCTTCTGCATCGGAACCAACCAGATCGACGTCCCTTCGGCGACCAGGCGTGGGATCGCGGTTTTTAACGCGCCGTTCTCCAACACTCGGAGCGTGGTCGAGCTGGTGATAGCAGAGATAGTCGCCCTGACGCGCCGCCTGACCGACAAGAACCGCGACATGCACGCGGGCATCTGGTCGAAGTCCGCTTCCGGAGCACACGAGGTCAGGGGACGCAAACTCGGGATCGTCGGCTACGGCAACATCGGCTCACAGCTCTCCGTCCTCGCTGAAGGGCTGGGAATGTCGGTGGCCTTCTACGACACAGCCGACCGCCTCGCTCTAGGCAACGCGCGACGTTGCGGCAGCCTCGAGGAGCTCCTCGGATGGGCCGATGTTGTCAGCCTGCATGTCGACGGCAACCCGAGCAACCGCGGCATGTTCGGAGCGTCCGAGTTCGCTGCCATGCGTGACGGCGCAATGTTCTTGAACCTGAGTCGCGGGTTCGTCGTCGATCACGGCGCGTTGCGCGAGGAGATCCTGTCAGGCCGACTGGCTGGTGCGGCGGTTGATGTCTTCTTCGAGGAGCCGTCCGGCGACGACACCAACTTCACGTCCCGATTGCAGGGGTTGCCGAACGTGATCCTTACTCCTCACATCGGCGGAAGCACCGAGGAGGCGCAGGAGGACATCGGCCATTTCGTCGCCAACAAGCTGGTCGCGTACGCGCGACGTGGCAGCACCTCACTGTCGGTGAATTTGCCGAACGTCGATCTGGCGGAACGAGGCGGGACGCACGGCCTGGTGCACATTCACCGCAACACGCCTGGGGTCTTGGCGGCCATCAACGCGATCTTCGCGGACCACCGCATCAACATCGAAGGTCAGTCGCTCGGCACCCGAGGCGACATTGGTTACGTCATCACCGACATAGCCGGCGACTTCACCGAGGACATGCTCACCCGGCTCGCCCACATGGACGAGACCATCCGAATCAGGGTTCTGTAA
- a CDS encoding BldC family transcriptional regulator produces MADDTHADALLTPAEVAALFRVNPKTVTRWARAGKITAIRTLGGHRRFRASEIRRCLEEMERADF; encoded by the coding sequence ATGGCCGACGATACCCACGCAGATGCGCTTCTCACCCCAGCTGAGGTGGCGGCGCTGTTCCGTGTAAACCCAAAGACCGTCACGCGCTGGGCGCGGGCAGGCAAGATCACCGCTATCCGGACCCTCGGCGGGCACCGCCGCTTCCGGGCTTCGGAGATCCGCCGCTGCCTCGAAGAGATGGAGCGCGCTGACTTCTAG
- a CDS encoding cystathionine beta-synthase has protein sequence MDVLVVVDDAPVPERIGVKARRRVDVPHGDLSSSTVADLRAHIPRAVGVIGMDTDEGLSHAVGVAGQLHRAGLPVILYTDRPVDMAAGIEVDWIHDPGPRIDAVDSLLDLVGNTPLVRLDRIARDISAQVLAKLEFLNPGGSVKDRPAMTMVAAAEREGLLTRGGTIVEPTSGNTGVGLALVAARRGYRCIFTMPDKIASEKVALLRAYGAEVVVCPTAVAPEHPDSYYSVARRLTDSTPGAFMPNQYANPQNPEAHYLTTGPEIWRQTAGRVTHVVVSIGTGGTISGVGRYLKERNPDIQIVGADPEGSVYSGGQGRPYLVEGIGEDFWPDTYDRRIADRVVMVSDRDSFLSARRLTREEGILAGGSCGTAVWAALEVGRELGPEAVIVVILPDSGRGYLSKVYDDGWMADHGFLRAGASGGDTVEDLLAAKVHGLASNGGPSIPPLVHVHPNETVRAAVSILREYNVSQMPVVKAEPPLSLAEVVGTVSDRELLAKILADSSALDATVDSVMGPPLPMIGSGEPIDVASARLAESAAVLVLDAGHPTGILTRSDLLDFFSGPGRTRGSSQ, from the coding sequence ATGGATGTCCTCGTAGTCGTTGACGACGCCCCCGTACCGGAACGGATCGGTGTGAAGGCACGCCGAAGGGTGGACGTCCCTCACGGCGATCTTTCCTCCTCGACGGTCGCCGATTTGAGAGCCCACATACCTCGCGCGGTTGGAGTCATCGGAATGGACACCGACGAAGGGTTGTCCCACGCGGTCGGTGTCGCCGGGCAGCTCCACCGAGCCGGGCTTCCTGTGATCCTCTACACCGACCGTCCGGTGGACATGGCGGCAGGGATAGAGGTCGACTGGATCCACGACCCGGGGCCTCGCATCGACGCGGTGGATTCGCTCCTCGACCTCGTTGGCAACACCCCGCTCGTCCGGCTTGACCGAATCGCGCGCGACATCAGCGCGCAGGTGCTGGCCAAACTCGAGTTCCTCAACCCCGGCGGCAGCGTCAAGGACCGGCCGGCGATGACGATGGTCGCCGCCGCCGAGCGTGAGGGTCTATTGACGAGGGGCGGCACGATCGTCGAGCCGACGTCCGGCAACACCGGAGTGGGTTTGGCACTGGTCGCCGCCCGGCGCGGATACCGCTGTATTTTTACGATGCCGGACAAGATCGCCAGCGAGAAGGTTGCACTTCTCCGCGCCTACGGAGCCGAGGTGGTTGTCTGCCCGACGGCGGTCGCACCTGAACACCCCGACTCCTACTACTCGGTGGCTCGAAGGCTCACCGACTCGACGCCGGGCGCGTTCATGCCCAATCAGTACGCCAACCCGCAGAACCCGGAGGCTCACTACCTGACCACCGGCCCTGAGATCTGGCGCCAGACCGCCGGGCGGGTCACCCACGTGGTAGTGAGCATCGGTACCGGCGGGACGATCAGCGGAGTGGGTCGGTACCTGAAGGAACGCAACCCCGACATACAGATCGTCGGCGCCGACCCCGAGGGATCGGTCTACTCGGGTGGGCAGGGGCGACCGTACCTCGTTGAAGGAATCGGTGAGGATTTTTGGCCCGACACCTACGACCGGCGCATCGCCGACCGGGTCGTGATGGTGTCGGACCGGGACAGCTTCCTGAGCGCCCGCCGGCTGACGCGCGAGGAAGGGATCCTCGCGGGCGGGTCGTGCGGGACGGCGGTGTGGGCAGCGCTCGAGGTCGGTCGTGAGCTCGGTCCCGAAGCGGTCATCGTTGTGATCCTCCCCGACTCCGGGCGGGGTTATCTCTCCAAGGTGTACGACGACGGTTGGATGGCGGACCACGGTTTCCTCCGGGCCGGCGCGTCGGGCGGGGACACGGTGGAAGATCTCTTGGCCGCCAAGGTTCACGGACTTGCCAGCAACGGCGGCCCGTCGATCCCGCCGCTGGTGCACGTCCACCCCAACGAAACCGTCCGCGCAGCAGTGTCGATCCTTCGTGAGTACAACGTCTCTCAGATGCCGGTAGTCAAAGCGGAGCCTCCGCTGTCGCTTGCGGAGGTGGTCGGCACGGTGAGTGATCGGGAGCTGCTCGCGAAGATCCTTGCCGATTCTTCGGCTCTCGACGCCACGGTCGATTCGGTCATGGGGCCCCCGCTGCCGATGATCGGATCCGGCGAGCCGATCGACGTCGCGTCGGCGCGCCTGGCGGAGTCGGCGGCGGTGCTCGTGCTCGATGCGGGGCATCCGACCGGAATACTCACCCGCAGCGATCTGCTCGACTTCTTCTCCGGACCGGGCCGGACTCGTGGGTCCAGCCAATGA
- the purF gene encoding amidophosphoribosyltransferase translates to MPGQDPLAVTHDSPREACGVFGVCAPGTQVAHMTFDGLYALQHRGQESAGMAVSDGEEMMVVKDMGLVTNVFNEYKLAGLEGHLAIGHTRYSTTGASSWHNAQPVYRITSPNSERQSALAFALGHNGNLTNTNALAEQVGMLPGTVTSDSDVIAELLVQHLDAHPADDLVAALSQVLPTLQGAFSLVLLDHRQLIGVRDPRGFRPLCIGRLPEGGWILASETPALDVTGAEFVREVDPGEMVVITPDGPVSHQLWPGLAEAKLCLFEFVYLARPDSQLYGQELHGARTRMGEMLAEQAPVDADMVMGVPDSGLPAAEGYAKRSGIRYGHGLVKNRYIGRTFIVPDQAQRAQGVRRKLNPLRGAIAGQRLIVVDDSIVRGTTTRAMVKMLREAGAKEVHLRISSPPYRWPCYYGLDTGTRAELIAARMDEQEICEYLGADSLAYLSLDRLKKATGAPDAGFCDACLTGDYPKDVPVPLVSERSGSREAPVGLHVG, encoded by the coding sequence GTGCCCGGGCAAGACCCCCTAGCAGTGACTCATGATTCGCCGCGGGAAGCGTGCGGCGTGTTCGGCGTGTGCGCTCCCGGCACGCAGGTCGCCCACATGACCTTCGACGGCCTGTACGCCTTGCAGCATCGCGGGCAGGAGTCCGCCGGCATGGCGGTCAGCGACGGCGAGGAGATGATGGTCGTCAAGGACATGGGCCTGGTGACCAACGTGTTCAACGAGTACAAGCTGGCCGGCCTCGAGGGGCATCTCGCCATCGGCCACACCCGCTACTCCACCACAGGGGCGTCGAGCTGGCACAACGCTCAACCCGTCTACAGGATCACCTCGCCGAACTCCGAGCGGCAGAGTGCCCTGGCGTTCGCGCTCGGGCACAACGGGAATCTCACCAACACCAATGCCCTTGCCGAGCAGGTCGGCATGCTGCCCGGGACGGTCACGAGTGACAGCGACGTGATCGCCGAGCTGCTGGTGCAACACCTCGACGCTCATCCGGCAGACGACCTCGTCGCCGCCCTCAGCCAGGTGCTGCCGACACTGCAGGGTGCGTTTTCCCTCGTGCTCCTCGATCACCGGCAGCTCATCGGGGTCCGCGATCCTCGCGGCTTCCGGCCCCTCTGCATCGGCAGGCTCCCCGAAGGCGGGTGGATCCTCGCCTCGGAAACGCCCGCACTCGACGTGACCGGCGCCGAGTTCGTCAGAGAGGTAGATCCCGGCGAGATGGTCGTGATCACCCCCGACGGCCCCGTCTCCCACCAGCTGTGGCCGGGATTGGCCGAGGCCAAGCTCTGCCTCTTCGAGTTCGTGTACCTGGCCCGGCCGGATAGCCAGCTGTACGGCCAGGAGCTCCACGGCGCCCGGACCCGGATGGGCGAGATGCTGGCGGAGCAGGCGCCGGTGGACGCCGACATGGTCATGGGAGTGCCCGACTCGGGGCTGCCGGCCGCCGAGGGCTACGCCAAGCGGAGCGGAATCCGCTACGGCCACGGGCTGGTCAAGAACCGCTACATCGGCCGGACGTTCATCGTCCCCGACCAGGCCCAGCGCGCTCAGGGAGTCCGCCGGAAGCTCAACCCGCTGCGCGGGGCGATCGCCGGACAACGCCTGATCGTCGTCGACGACTCGATCGTCCGCGGCACCACGACGCGGGCGATGGTCAAGATGCTGCGTGAGGCGGGCGCCAAGGAGGTCCACCTCCGCATCTCATCCCCGCCGTACCGCTGGCCCTGCTACTACGGACTCGACACCGGCACCCGGGCGGAGCTGATCGCAGCGAGGATGGACGAGCAGGAGATCTGCGAGTACCTCGGCGCGGACAGCCTGGCGTACCTCAGCCTCGACCGATTGAAAAAGGCGACCGGCGCGCCCGACGCCGGGTTCTGCGACGCCTGCCTCACCGGTGACTACCCGAAAGACGTTCCGGTACCGCTGGTCAGCGAACGCAGCGGTTCTCGCGAGGCACCGGTCGGACTGCACGTTGGGTGA